TGGGCTTGGGCGCGGCCTCGGGGGCGGCGTAGTCGGCGCCGGACTGCTTGGCGGCGATCAGCTCGTGCACCTTCTGCTCGAAGGTGTCGTGGTAGTCGTCCGGGTTCCAGTCGACGGCCAGCATCTCGATCAGCTGCTCGGCCATGGTCAGCTCGCGGTCGCTGACCGCGCTGTCGCCGTCCGGGAGGTTGCCGATCTCGTGGTGCGGGTCGCGCACCTCGTCGGCGAAGTGCATGGTGTGGGCGGTGAGGATGCCGTTCTCGGCCCGGACGGCCGTCAGGTACTCCTTGCCGCGCATCGAGAACAGCGCGATCCCGGCCCGGTTGGCCTGTTCCAGCGCCTTCTGCAGCAGGGTGTAGACCTTGCCGTACTCCTTGCCCTTGGGGCCCAGGTAGTAGGTCTTGTCGAAGAAGATCGGCTTCACCTGGTCCAGGTCGACGAAGCCGGTGATCTCGATGGTCTTGGAACGCCCGGGGGAGATCTGTTCCAGCTCCTCGGGCTCGACCACCACGTACTCGCCCTCGGCGGTCTCGAAACCCTTCACGATGTCGCCGAAGGCGACCTCCTCACCGGTGCGCTCGTTCACCCGCAGGTTGCGCACCCGGTCGGAGG
The sequence above is a segment of the Kitasatospora sp. NBC_00240 genome. Coding sequences within it:
- a CDS encoding Ku protein — its product is MARPIWSGILSFGLVSVPVSLYAATEDHTVHFRQIQRGTSDRVRNLRVNERTGEEVAFGDIVKGFETAEGEYVVVEPEELEQISPGRSKTIEITGFVDLDQVKPIFFDKTYYLGPKGKEYGKVYTLLQKALEQANRAGIALFSMRGKEYLTAVRAENGILTAHTMHFADEVRDPHHEIGNLPDGDSAVSDRELTMAEQLIEMLAVDWNPDDYHDTFEQKVHELIAAKQSGADYAAPEAAPKPSNVIDLMDILSRSLESAGRPAGAAEAEEVEPAAPARRGRTATAPAGGKGAASRNAPAAGSSKGKNTGKKAAAEDLSQLTKAELYKRAGDLDIPHRSTMTRDQLQAALEEAAAAQGGDRPAAKPRRHLRAAS